Within the Amaranthus tricolor cultivar Red isolate AtriRed21 chromosome 15, ASM2621246v1, whole genome shotgun sequence genome, the region ATAGGTAAaataattgtttaatattaCATGGTGGGGCCTAATCCAATATGTTGTAGAGACCTAATCACTTTAAGGATTCATTAAGCATCACTGGAGCAGAATGGTCCCATTCTCTGGGCTTCATGAAAATACGCACACCAAAACAGAGGAACTACACTGGCATGGGCCCATGCTATCTTAGAGATAACTaactttttttctctttttgtcATGCCCTTGTCTCTCTCATACTCTTTCCCCTCCCCTGCTTTGACACAGTTGAATGAGTAACCTTGTATTTAAAAGTTGCAAATGAGCCCTACTCTTTCCCGCTCTTCGCCCCTCTCCCCTCATTTCTGCTTTAGCATAGCAGTATTGGATCATTGGCCCTGTAATTAATGCTATGCACAGATCCTCTTTCTTTGATGCCATTGTTTACTGACAATTCTTGAACGTCACTTAAATCTGAAATGTTCACCCTGCTCATCCTCTTTGTTTCTTCTTAAGAGCAGCCTATCCTTCTTGGGAAAGGAAATATAGTGTAGTGAAGTGATATGGCTGGTTATGGTGACAACACTAATCGGTGGAATCTGAAAGCTATATGTGTAGcttttgtgtttgtaatttCTGTATGGTTCTTGTTCATGGGAATGTTAGCAAGTGGAGAAATCAAGGGATGTGCAGGGTCAACATGTACACCAACTGGAAATCACAAGCATGCCACATTGATGGGTAGGGAGAGACGTTTGCTTCATGTGAAGTTCGACCCAATATATGTTAGTAAAAGAAGAGTTCCTAGTGGACCTGATCCTTTTCACAACAGGTACTGCTTCTTTTTCTCAATTTCATGTCATGAAAGCACTCTTTAGCTCCTCTTGTTATGCtgtgaattttataaaaattgaaGGATGGGAATTCAGTTTCTTCTCTTGCACATACtgttatttacttttatatgCAGATGTACCAAAATCGTTCTGAACTTCCTATTTTAGAATTACCTTTCATTTCACCTTTATCATATTCTCTTTTGGCTTTTTTGAAACTCCATGATTTGACTGCTTAAGATATGTAGTTCTGGAAGTTATCTTTTTTAGATGAATGTAGGTTTTTTTAGAAACTATAGGTTGGTATTATTCTGCACAGttgtgattttttttccttttgatgTTGTTTGACATACACTAGTATAAGCCAGGTATTAAGGCA harbors:
- the LOC130801947 gene encoding CLAVATA3/ESR (CLE)-related protein 25-like, whose translation is MAGYGDNTNRWNLKAICVAFVFVISVWFLFMGMLASGEIKGCAGSTCTPTGNHKHATLMGRERRLLHVKFDPIYVSKRRVPSGPDPFHNRHAGESRRTPGRA